From the genome of Vitis riparia cultivar Riparia Gloire de Montpellier isolate 1030 chromosome 2, EGFV_Vit.rip_1.0, whole genome shotgun sequence, one region includes:
- the LOC117932494 gene encoding uncharacterized protein LOC117932494, translating into MAKGFTLIQTVATAGVFSAVSFWYGFMIGRESARKELSELIEDLRRQIPDSSSHPHP; encoded by the exons ATGGCGAAGGGCTTCACCCTGATTCAAACGGTGGCCACAGCTGGAGTCTTCTCTGCTGTTTCCTTCTG GTATGGCTTCATGATCGGCAGAGAATCCGCTCGCAAAGAGCTTAGCGAATTGATCGAAGATCTCCGCCGCCAAATTCCCGATTCCTCCtctcatccacatccttga
- the LOC117932480 gene encoding probable serine/threonine-protein kinase PBL19 isoform X1, with product MKCFLYFRDKSKSKQSKSAPELKNQNKSDTSSASRTTKSAGSTASPRSLPELYREKGQDLRVFSLPELRDATNGFNRLLKIGEGGFGNVYKGTISPADGQGNPTVVAIKKLNQQGFQGHKEWLAEVRFLAVVSHPNLVKLLGYCSVDGERGIQRLLVYEYMPNKSLENHLFNRTMSTLPWKMRLQIILGAAEGLAYLHEGLEIQGKDNGRRKHIPVIYRDFKSSNVLLDENFNPKLSDFGLAREGPTGDHTHVSTAVVGTQGYAAPEYIETGHLTVKSDIWSFGVVLYEILTGRRTVERNRPQSEQKLLDWVKQFPADGKRFSMIIDPRLRDQYSLIAARRVAMLANSCLHKNPKDRPTMREVVESLKQAIQESEDGNPSDRNRPESSHSNMANSDRRKDKMGATGTSTSKKKIPPMLQPTKKSIVV from the exons atgaagtgtttTTTGTACTTTAGGGACAAATCCAAGTCCAAGCAATCAAAATCAGCACCAGaattgaaaaaccaaaataaatcgGATACTTCATCGGCATCGAGGACGACAAAATCAGCAGGTTCTACGGCATCGCCAAGGAGCTTACCTGAATTGTACAGAGAGAAGGGTCAGGATTTGAGAGTTTTTTCTTTACCAGAGCTTAGAGATGCAACAAATGGTTTCAACAGGTTGTTAAAGATTGGAGAAGGTGGGTTTGGGAATGTATATAAAGGTACAATCAGCCCAGCCGATGGTCAGGGTAATCCCACTGTGGTTGCTATTAAGAAGCTTAATCAGCAAGGTTTTCAG GGTCATAAGGAATGGCTTGCAGAAGTTCGATTTCTCGCAGTTGTCAGTCACCCGAACCTTGTAAAACTTTTAGGGTACTGTTCTGTAGATGGAGAAAGAGGGATTCAACGGTTATTGGTATACGAGTACATGCCTAATAAAAGCTTAGAGAATCATCTTTTCAACAGGACAATGTCCACTCTTCCTTGGAAAATGAGACTACAAATTATTCTCGGTGCAGCTGAAGGATTGGCTTATCTGCATGAGGGACTAGAAATCCAG GGCAAAGACAACGGGCGCAGGAAGCATATCCCA GTTATATATCGAGATTTTAAATCCTCAAATGTGCTCTTGGATGAGAACTTCAACCCAAAGCTTTCAGACTTTGGGCTTGCTAGGGAGGGGCCAACGGGTGACCATACTCATGTATCCACAGCA GTTGTTGGGACACAAGGATATGCAGCCCCAGAATATATTGAAACTGGTCATCTCACTGTCAAGAGTGATATATGGAGTTTCGGTGTGGTGCTTTATGAGATCCTGACAGGCAGGAGAACAGTGGAAAGAAACCGCCCACAGTCAGAACAGAAGCTCCTAGATTGGGTAAAACAGTTCCCAGCTGACGGCAAAAGATTCAGCATGATAATTGACCCACGGCTCAGAGACCAGTATTCTCTCATTGCAGCGCGGAGAGTTGCTATGTTGGCTAACAGTTGCCTTCACAAGAATCCAAAAGATCGACCAACAATGAGGGAGGTGGTAGAAAGCTTGAAGCAAGCAATACAAGAATCAGAAGATGGAAACCCCTCTGATAGGAATCGGCCTGAGTCATCCCATAGTAACATGGCTAACTCCGATAGACGGAAAGATAAAATGGGAGCCACTGGTACCAGTACATCAAAAAAGAAGATACCCCCCATGCTTCAGCCAACCAAAAAATCCATTGTG GTCTAA
- the LOC117932480 gene encoding probable serine/threonine-protein kinase PBL19 isoform X2 has translation MKCFLYFRDKSKSKQSKSAPELKNQNKSDTSSASRTTKSAGSTASPRSLPELYREKGQDLRVFSLPELRDATNGFNRLLKIGEGGFGNVYKGTISPADGQGNPTVVAIKKLNQQGFQGHKEWLAEVRFLAVVSHPNLVKLLGYCSVDGERGIQRLLVYEYMPNKSLENHLFNRTMSTLPWKMRLQIILGAAEGLAYLHEGLEIQVIYRDFKSSNVLLDENFNPKLSDFGLAREGPTGDHTHVSTAVVGTQGYAAPEYIETGHLTVKSDIWSFGVVLYEILTGRRTVERNRPQSEQKLLDWVKQFPADGKRFSMIIDPRLRDQYSLIAARRVAMLANSCLHKNPKDRPTMREVVESLKQAIQESEDGNPSDRNRPESSHSNMANSDRRKDKMGATGTSTSKKKIPPMLQPTKKSIVV, from the exons atgaagtgtttTTTGTACTTTAGGGACAAATCCAAGTCCAAGCAATCAAAATCAGCACCAGaattgaaaaaccaaaataaatcgGATACTTCATCGGCATCGAGGACGACAAAATCAGCAGGTTCTACGGCATCGCCAAGGAGCTTACCTGAATTGTACAGAGAGAAGGGTCAGGATTTGAGAGTTTTTTCTTTACCAGAGCTTAGAGATGCAACAAATGGTTTCAACAGGTTGTTAAAGATTGGAGAAGGTGGGTTTGGGAATGTATATAAAGGTACAATCAGCCCAGCCGATGGTCAGGGTAATCCCACTGTGGTTGCTATTAAGAAGCTTAATCAGCAAGGTTTTCAG GGTCATAAGGAATGGCTTGCAGAAGTTCGATTTCTCGCAGTTGTCAGTCACCCGAACCTTGTAAAACTTTTAGGGTACTGTTCTGTAGATGGAGAAAGAGGGATTCAACGGTTATTGGTATACGAGTACATGCCTAATAAAAGCTTAGAGAATCATCTTTTCAACAGGACAATGTCCACTCTTCCTTGGAAAATGAGACTACAAATTATTCTCGGTGCAGCTGAAGGATTGGCTTATCTGCATGAGGGACTAGAAATCCAG GTTATATATCGAGATTTTAAATCCTCAAATGTGCTCTTGGATGAGAACTTCAACCCAAAGCTTTCAGACTTTGGGCTTGCTAGGGAGGGGCCAACGGGTGACCATACTCATGTATCCACAGCA GTTGTTGGGACACAAGGATATGCAGCCCCAGAATATATTGAAACTGGTCATCTCACTGTCAAGAGTGATATATGGAGTTTCGGTGTGGTGCTTTATGAGATCCTGACAGGCAGGAGAACAGTGGAAAGAAACCGCCCACAGTCAGAACAGAAGCTCCTAGATTGGGTAAAACAGTTCCCAGCTGACGGCAAAAGATTCAGCATGATAATTGACCCACGGCTCAGAGACCAGTATTCTCTCATTGCAGCGCGGAGAGTTGCTATGTTGGCTAACAGTTGCCTTCACAAGAATCCAAAAGATCGACCAACAATGAGGGAGGTGGTAGAAAGCTTGAAGCAAGCAATACAAGAATCAGAAGATGGAAACCCCTCTGATAGGAATCGGCCTGAGTCATCCCATAGTAACATGGCTAACTCCGATAGACGGAAAGATAAAATGGGAGCCACTGGTACCAGTACATCAAAAAAGAAGATACCCCCCATGCTTCAGCCAACCAAAAAATCCATTGTG GTCTAA